The sequence CATTGGAAGTGCTCTACGATTTCTTCACCGCCAAGACCGAGTACTGGAAAATGGCGCCGCACCTGGAATGGGTTGCCTCGCATAACAGCCTGCTGGCAATCCCAGGCGCCGAGTACGTGGCTTATTTCCCGCGCGGCGGAACCAACTATATCAATCTGGCAGCGGGGAGCTATAGCGTGGAGTGGTTGCATCCTGAGACTGGCCGGTACTTCGAGGAGCAGAACCTGACCGTGGCAGAGGGCCGTCGAGACTTTGCTCCCCCGCGGCATCCAAGTGACGACTGGGTTTTGCACCTGCGCCGGAGGGATTAATTCTCAAGCGCCAGGTGGCGGCAGGATTTCCAGCCCGTATTTCTTTCCAATCTCAGTCACGCGCGGGATGTCCTGCTGTTGCTGCGGACTGAGCGCGCCGATTTCCTCGAAGAAGCCCTCGAAGCCGGCCGGCGTGATGACACACATGAGCCGGCCAGGCGTCTGGCCGAGGTAACGGTAGGTGTGTGGTATCCCGCGCGGCGCAAAAATCGTCGCGCCCTTTTTGGCTACGAACGTTTTTCCGCCCACGGTCCATTCGTATTCGCCTTCGAGGGTTTGAAATGTTTCGTCCTCGCGGTGATGGATGTGCGGTGGTGGACCGCCGCCCGGTACGTCGTGCGATTCGACCGCGCTCACCACGCCGCCGGTGTCTCGGCCGTGAATGCGAATGACCATCGGAATGCCAAGGACGTTCACCTTCTTGCCGCCGTCGTTTGGGATTTGGATTGCGTTCATGTAATGATGTCGAGTTCCCCGTAGAATTTTTATTTGTAAGCCACCGCCGCGCTGGACGGGCCGGAGAGGTGGATGACTTCGAAGCGTTTGAAACCGACTTCACTGCACCACTTCCGAAAATCCGCGCCGGAATAGTCGAACGCGTCGCCGAATTCGATGAGCATGTTTAGCGACATGAGCAACCCTTGCACATTCTCGCGCCGCTCGTCGTCAATGAGCGCTTCGATGGCCACCAATGCGCCGCCGGACGGCAACGCGTCGTAGGCCGCACGGATGAGGTGCATCTTTTTCTCCAGATTCCAGTCGTGCAGAATCATTCCCATCGTGATGACGTCGGCCTTGGGCAACGGGTCTTTGAAGAAATCACCCGCGGCCGTGCCGATGTGACCGCTCAATCCGGCGGCGGCGGTGTGCTTCTTCGCGATGGGTTCGACTGGCGGCAGATCAAAGCTCGTGCATTTGAGCTTCGGATGTCTCTTGGCCACTTCGATGCAGAGCAGACCGGTCGCTCCGCCGATGTCGCAGAGGGTCTTGTATTTCGAAAAATCGAACTTGTCGGCGAAGGCTTCAAAATTGATGCGAGAGAGGCCGGTCATCGCGCCCATGAACTGTTCGAGTTTGGGCAGGTCGGCGTAGAGTTCCTCGAAGAGGCCTTTCTGGCCGTGCTTCACTTCGTTCTGCGGTTTGCCGGTGCGGAGCGCTTCGGGCAGGTCGTGCCAGAACTTGAAGAGCCGCGCGTTGAGCATGACCAGGATGCCACCCACGTAACGCGGGCTTTTCTCATCGAGGAACAACGCGCCTTCGGGTGTGTTGAAGTATTTCGATTGCGGGCCATCGCCTTCGCGGCCGAGAAACTTCATCGCCACAAGCGCGTCAAAAAAATCCGGGATGCCGCGTGGATGTAACTTCAATTCCGCGCCCAGTTCCACGCCAGTGAGTCGGCGGTTGGCGAGTTTGCTGAACACTCCGAATTCGACAGCGGTCAGCAGAACCTTGGACGACCAGAACGAAAACGCGGTTTGGAGAATGGCGGAGGGATTTGGTGCCGATGTGGACATCCAAAAAGTGTGGCAGTGCGAAATCCTCCGGGCAAGTTCGCAATCGAGCGGCTCCTTCTCCGGTCCGCAACCGCACTGGAAACATAATGGGGTTGCGGGTCTTTGCAGACTGCAACCGGGCTCGAAAAAATCCATGCAATTTACGGCGGCGGCGATAACATATCTCCCGGCCATCAACCATGAATACTTTACGAGTTTCCCACGGGAAGCCTCGTCCAAGCCGACTGCATTGCGGAACAATCGCAACAATCCGCGCCGCCCTGTTGGTTCTTTGCCTGACCGAAGTTTTTTCGATCCTGGCGGAGAGCGGCAGACTGCTGAGCCGTTCCGAAATCGTGGTTTCCGACGATATGCTCGGAGCGTGGCAGGTGACGGCCGGATTCTCCAATACCGTTCAACGCGTGCGATTCTGGAAGTTCACCTACGAGAGCGATGGCCTGAAAGTTTGTGGATACATGGTGCCCGACGCCAGAGCAGTCCGCTGCCTTGTGTCATTGAGAATCGCGGCGGTGGTCATCGGCTCCGGCGAAGTTGAATTGGAAGAAGAAATCAGACTGCGCCCGGAGATGGAAACGAATGTCATCGCCGAGCTCGTACCAGGCTACGCAACCAGCAAGGCACGGGCGCTTCGGGCCAGGTCGGCGATTCACCGGTTCGAGAAGCTGGCGAAAGACACGCCCATCCTGCCGTTGGCGGGCACGGAGGATCGGCGCGTGAATCCGATGAACTTGTTGCGTGTGTCAGAGAAGCTTTATCAACAGCGCCATCCTTTCCGGCTCGTCATGTTCGAAGGCGGAGACCACGGGCTTTTGGAACACGGGAAAGAGCGGGACCGGATCGTTCTGGACTGGTTCAACAACCATCTTCGAGGCGCAAGCCGAGTCCGAGTCTCGACCCGCACGACGGCTGACAGCCTATGAAAGCGGACGAACTGAGGCCGGGAGCCCAATGTCTGATCGGCGTTTTCCTCCTGTTCTTTTCCGATGTTGTCGCTCCGGCGGCTGGCTGGACTCGTTTCCGCGGGCCCGATGGATCCGGAGTTTCCGACACGCGCGGGTTTCCGGGCACGTTCGGCCCCGGGACCAATCTTCTCTGGAGAGCGAAGGTGCCGGCCGGCAATTCCTCGCCGGTGGTCGCCAACGGACGGGTGATTCTTGCGGGTTATGAAGGCAGTCGCCGCACCCTCTCCTGCCTCGATGGCAACAGTGGCGCGCGGCTGTGGGAAAACTCCATCGAAGCAACACGGGTCGAACGCAAGACAGAGCCGAACGATCCGGCCTCATCCACACCGGTGACGGACGGCCGAAACGTTTATGTTTTATTTTCGGGGTTCGGATTGATCTCTTATTCGATGGACGGCGGGGAGCGATGGCGAACTCCACTCGAGCCGTTCAATCAACCGCGCGGCATGTCAAGCTCCCCGATACTCGCAGAGGATCTGATCGTTGTTCTCGCGGACCAGGTGACGGACTCTCATATCGCGGCGTTTGAAACCAGCACCGGCAAACTGAAGTGGCGCACGACGCGCCCGAATTTTGTCGGCGGCTATTCGACGCCGCTGGTTTCCCGCGGAGCCATCGTGGCATCCGGACCGCTCGAGTTGACCGCCTATGCGACCGCCACCGGACGGCGCCTATGGTCCGCGGGCCGGATGGGTGTTCTGCCCATAAGCAGCCCGGTTTGCGAAGGTGATCTTTTCTTCGTGAACAATGGAGCAGTACCGCCGTTCGAATCTCTCATCAAGGACATGAAAGCGGACCGCAACGGCGACGGCAGGCTGACGCCCGACGAGTTTCCGGACCCGTCCTTCAAGGAAGCGGTGCTCGCGATCGATCGCGCGTACGGAAACGGAGATGGCGCGGTTGACAAACAGGAGTGGGATGGCGCGTTGAAATTGATGCGGACGCTCAACGCGCTGGTGGCGATCCGCATGGATGGCGCGCAGCCAAAGGAACTTTGGCGAATGACGAGGAGCCTGCCCGAAGTGGCTTCACCGCTGCTTTACCGGGATATCCTCTACCTCCTGAGGGACGGTGGAATCCTGACCTCGGTCAATCCGCTGGATGGCTCCGTCTGGAAACAGGATCGCCTTCCCGGAGTGGCAGGCCGATTCTTCGCGAGCCTCGTGGCGGCCGACGGGAAATTGTTCGCCGCGAGCGAGAGTGGAAAAGTTGCGGTGGTCAAGGCGGGACGCGAATGGCAACTGCTGGCTGTGAATGATCTCGGCGAAGCTTGTTACGCAACGCCCGCCCTGGCCGAAGGCAGGATCTTCGTCCGAACCAAAAACACCATCTTCACTTTCTCCGCCAGATGATATCTCGGAGCGGAACCGGGCGCCCGTCGTTCTGTCTCCGCCGGGTCATCCTCCAACCGCCTGCTCGACCGCGACGCGCTTGCGGTCATTCGTTTCTCCGCGAGCGGAGGCGCAATCAAGCACGGCGACAAAGGAAAACGCCCTCCTCGCCGGACCCGGTGATCCATTCGTCCGATACCTTCAAGCCGTGCGCGGCGAGGTTCGCGCGGACCAGTTCCGGCGTGTAGCGATACGAAAAAAAAAGCTGGATTGTGTCGCCGTTGGCAAAACAGAAGCGTTCTTCTTCGACGACGAATTCCCTTGCGTGACTGAAGTGAAACCGGGCCAAAACGCGTTTCAGCCCGCCCTCTGCCGGACTCGTTTCGATGGAAAATCGCAGTTCGCCATCGCCACGCTCCACACCGAGATCGAGTAAAAACGTCAACAACCAGTCCCGCGTGAGCGGGTTGTCATACTGGGGCAGAATTTTTTCAACTCCCGTCGCGTAGTCGGGTCCGGGCGCCAGATTCGCGCTGAAAAGCAGCGTGTCCTCCGGTCGGGTGAGCGCGGAAAGTTTCGGTAGAATGGCCTCCGGCTCGAAGTTTGGAATCATGCCGAAGAAAGTGAAAACCCGTCCGGCCTGCAGCGCGTGGTGCCCGGCGAGGATGCCCGCGGGATTGGCGGTCGAAATTAGATCCCACACGAGCGGGAAGCAGTTCTCTTCCGCAACCACCTGCAGCGCCGTCCGCCGGGCTGCAAGTGCCATGGCCACACTCACGTCTGAGGGGGTGTAAAATACTTCCCCGCCTCGCGCGTGGAGTTGTTTCAGCAGACGCGTATCTTTTTGTCCACCGCCGCAACCGAGGCCGATTACGTGAACGGGGAAGGTGGACGTCTGTTTCGCCACCGCCGCGAAGGCACGGTCATAAGCCGCGGCGCAATCCGCATCCTCCCGCGAGGGCGAGCAGGCCTGGTGCAAGGCGAGCCACTGGTTTGTCTGCTTGACGCTGTCGTAATGAAACTTGTGATTCACACGCCGAGTGCGCAGCGATTCCAGCAGATCGCGCCGGACATTTTCCGGCGACTGGCTGGCGTGAATGGCGACGTTGACAAGGGACGACATGTCCTGCTTGTCGCCGATTCTGAAGACCGAGGCAAGCTCCGGCGCCCATTGGCCCGCACAGTAGATGCAATCAGTGATGTGCCTGTCGCGCTCCGTCCATCCGTTCCCTGCCGATGATCGTCCCCGCCCGACCCGGTCGATGAATTTCCGCCCGTTTCACAGCAAGGTTTCATCCTGAAGAAACGGGGAATGAAAGAACCGGATTTTAGCTTGGGGATTGCGGCAATTTCATCAAGACTGTAAACCAAAACCAATGGCGTCGGATCAATCGAGGCGAATTACGCTCGGCGACATCGGCAAAGAACCGTTCCGCCTTTTCTTTCCCGCAGGGGTCCTGGCAGGGATCGTCGGGGTCAGTCTGTGGCCGCTTCACTTTGGCGGACTTATCAGTCTCTACCCGGGACAGGCGCATGCGCGCCTCATGGCCTGCGGGCTTTTCGGTGGATTTATTCTTGGATTTCTGGGAACAGCCATGCCGCGCATGTTGTCAGCGCCGCCGCTTGGGCCAGGAAATGTTC is a genomic window of Candidatus Angelobacter sp. containing:
- a CDS encoding cupin domain-containing protein encodes the protein MNAIQIPNDGGKKVNVLGIPMVIRIHGRDTGGVVSAVESHDVPGGGPPPHIHHREDETFQTLEGEYEWTVGGKTFVAKKGATIFAPRGIPHTYRYLGQTPGRLMCVITPAGFEGFFEEIGALSPQQQQDIPRVTEIGKKYGLEILPPPGA
- a CDS encoding methyltransferase, yielding MSTSAPNPSAILQTAFSFWSSKVLLTAVEFGVFSKLANRRLTGVELGAELKLHPRGIPDFFDALVAMKFLGREGDGPQSKYFNTPEGALFLDEKSPRYVGGILVMLNARLFKFWHDLPEALRTGKPQNEVKHGQKGLFEELYADLPKLEQFMGAMTGLSRINFEAFADKFDFSKYKTLCDIGGATGLLCIEVAKRHPKLKCTSFDLPPVEPIAKKHTAAAGLSGHIGTAAGDFFKDPLPKADVITMGMILHDWNLEKKMHLIRAAYDALPSGGALVAIEALIDDERRENVQGLLMSLNMLIEFGDAFDYSGADFRKWCSEVGFKRFEVIHLSGPSSAAVAYK
- a CDS encoding prolyl oligopeptidase family serine peptidase, yielding MVLCLTEVFSILAESGRLLSRSEIVVSDDMLGAWQVTAGFSNTVQRVRFWKFTYESDGLKVCGYMVPDARAVRCLVSLRIAAVVIGSGEVELEEEIRLRPEMETNVIAELVPGYATSKARALRARSAIHRFEKLAKDTPILPLAGTEDRRVNPMNLLRVSEKLYQQRHPFRLVMFEGGDHGLLEHGKERDRIVLDWFNNHLRGASRVRVSTRTTADSL
- a CDS encoding PQQ-binding-like beta-propeller repeat protein, with the translated sequence MKADELRPGAQCLIGVFLLFFSDVVAPAAGWTRFRGPDGSGVSDTRGFPGTFGPGTNLLWRAKVPAGNSSPVVANGRVILAGYEGSRRTLSCLDGNSGARLWENSIEATRVERKTEPNDPASSTPVTDGRNVYVLFSGFGLISYSMDGGERWRTPLEPFNQPRGMSSSPILAEDLIVVLADQVTDSHIAAFETSTGKLKWRTTRPNFVGGYSTPLVSRGAIVASGPLELTAYATATGRRLWSAGRMGVLPISSPVCEGDLFFVNNGAVPPFESLIKDMKADRNGDGRLTPDEFPDPSFKEAVLAIDRAYGNGDGAVDKQEWDGALKLMRTLNALVAIRMDGAQPKELWRMTRSLPEVASPLLYRDILYLLRDGGILTSVNPLDGSVWKQDRLPGVAGRFFASLVAADGKLFAASESGKVAVVKAGREWQLLAVNDLGEACYATPALAEGRIFVRTKNTIFTFSAR
- a CDS encoding L-histidine N(alpha)-methyltransferase, whose amino-acid sequence is MSSLVNVAIHASQSPENVRRDLLESLRTRRVNHKFHYDSVKQTNQWLALHQACSPSREDADCAAAYDRAFAAVAKQTSTFPVHVIGLGCGGGQKDTRLLKQLHARGGEVFYTPSDVSVAMALAARRTALQVVAEENCFPLVWDLISTANPAGILAGHHALQAGRVFTFFGMIPNFEPEAILPKLSALTRPEDTLLFSANLAPGPDYATGVEKILPQYDNPLTRDWLLTFLLDLGVERGDGELRFSIETSPAEGGLKRVLARFHFSHAREFVVEEERFCFANGDTIQLFFSYRYTPELVRANLAAHGLKVSDEWITGSGEEGVFLCRRA